DNA sequence from the Flavobacterium lipolyticum genome:
GTCGGTGTACATTACGGCCAGATGTTTATCGTTTATTCCGATACAGATAAACGTTTGCCCACCCAATGCATCTTTCAGCAATAATTCTGTTTCGTCAAGATTGAGACGTACTCCGAACAATTTCACGATTCGTTTGATTCGGCCTACAATATAGTAGTAACCTTCTTCATCTTGTCTGGCCTTGTCTCCGGTGTGGAGTCTTTCCTGTTCTTCATAAAACTGAAGATCAGCTCTCACATTGGCATAACCACCATAGACATTTGGACCAATGTAAATCAGTTCCTCTGTTTCGTTATCGATCTCAAAACGTCCATTTTTAACTGGTAAACCAATAGAAGTTCCTTTTCGCAACAGATCTTTCGGAGGCAAATAAGCCATACGACCGGAAGCTTCTGTTTGTCCGTACTGCGCAAAGAATTGCTTGCCGAATTTCTCACTAAAATCTGAAATTGCCTCAATTAGTTTGTGATTCAGCATTCCGCCCGTATGGGTCAGGTAACGTAAGGAAGGATGATCTTTCTTGAAGAATCCAATACTGTACAGCATCTCATAGAAGTACGGAACTCCACCTAAGGTAGAGTATCCGTACTTTTTGAAATCGGCCCAGAATTCTTTTTGAAAAGCATCTTTATCTGTACAAACAATCTGACTGGCTTTGATACAATTGGTGGTAAAAATCGACAAGCCATACACAAAATTGATCGGTACATTTAAAGGTACTACATCATCTGACCGGATTGGCATATACTCCATAATCGATTTTGCATTGTGTACCAGGTTTTCATCAGAAAGCCTAACAAATTTAGGCGATCCTGTAGTTCCGGAAGTGCTTAGCAAAAGTTTTATTTTGGCATGTATCGGGTAAATTAAATTTACGTTTCGTTTAAACAATACTATCGTTTCGGATGCATTTACAGCCGTATAGCCTTCTATTTCAGTTCGCGTAGGGTCATAGATATAATAAGGAGTATATTTCTGTTCCAGATTTTCCTTAAAATTTTCGAGTAAACCCATTCCCAACAAAGCAATCGTAAACCTGCTCTGGTAAAAATTTAAAAGCGTTTCAATAGCCGGTAACTGATTGTCATTGTAAATAAAAACAACTGAACGGATGTTTTCGATTTCCAGTGACTGATCCATTTCTGCAATAGATTTTGAAACTCCGGTACTGGCGTCGGTAAAAGTCAGCTTTTCATTTTTTCTGATTAAATCGTATAGTTCCATAAGTTTAGTGGTCTATTCTAATTGATTTCAAATCCGTATTTTTTAAGAATGTCTTTAATTTTTGCTACACTTCCCATCTCCAGAATGTCTTCCATTTCGATTGAGATTTTGTAAGTACTTTCAAGTTCTTCTACTAATACCAAATGACTCAGCGAATCCCATTCGGCTATAGCCTGATATTCCAGTCCGTCGTTTACTGCCTCAACAGGAATTTCAAAAGCTCTTGCAAATACTCCGTGTAATTGTTCTATTGTACTCATTGTTCTATTATTTAATATTAAATTGATATTTTTTATTTGTTGTCTAATGTTTTGTGATGTAATTCATATGCAATAGATATGACGCTCCTCCGGAGCTTTCGCAAAAAAATACGTTATAAATGCTATAAATATGATGCTCCTTTGGAGCTTTTACAAATGTTATCTCATTGGAACGTAATTCTATAGATATGACGCTCCTTCGGAGCTTTTACAAAAAAATACGTTATAAATGCTATAAATATGACGCTCCTCTGGAGCTTTTACAAATGTTATCTCATTGGAACGTAATTCTATAGATATGACGCTCCTTTGGAGCTTTTTATAAATGCTAAGCCCCATCGGGGCAAAATATTTATAGAAATTGGTAAAATCGTTTCAATAAACCCCAACGGGGTGGCATATTTTGAACCGCTTTAGTTTTAAAGCTTTGTATGTTTCCATTTTCCTTTTCGGAAAACAACGATACAAGCCACGGCCAATATAATTTCTGAAACAAGGATGGCCGTAAAAACACCATTGGAACCCAAATCAAAAGAAATTCCCAGGGCATAGGCAAGCGGAATCTGTATGACATAGAACATCAGGATGTAAAGCCAGGTCACCACTTTTACTTCGCCGGCCGCATTAAGGGCTCTTGAAATCACCATCGTATAACCTAATAATATGTAGGCTATCGAAATTAGATGAATGTACATGGTACTAAAAGAGATCACCTCAGGAATGTCAGTAAAGATTTTTATAACCGGAACAGCAAGGAATATCCAGCAAATTCCAATTAAAACCAGAAATCCCATGTTTAACATTCCCGCTCTCCAAACCGATTTTTCGGCACGTTCGGGCTGTTTGGCTCCCAGATTTTGTCCGGTTAAGATTCCTGCGGCATTTCCAAGACCCCAGGCCGGCATCGTAGCGATAGAAGTGACTCTTTGTGCCAGAATGTAACCTGCAAGAGCACTCTCGCCAAAATGCGACATGATCTTAATCATGAACACCCAACTTGATGCCGGAATGATAAATTGTACGGTACCGCCAAAAGCAAGTTTCAGTACTCTTTTGAAAATAGCAAGATTGAAGACCATTTGTGCCAGACCAATTTTTAACATGGTTTTTGCCCTTATCAGATACCAGGCCTGATACAGTACTCCAATTACTCTCGCAATTAAAGTGGCCAGTCCAACTCCCAATAAACCGTATGCCGGAATAGGACCCCAGCCATAAATAAATACCGGACACAGTACAATGTTCAATGCATTGGAAAGCCACAGTATTCTCATAGCTGTCGAAGCGTCTCCAACACCTCGAAAGATTCCATTTACGACGATTCGAAGAATCAAAAATCCGCTGGAAGCAAACATGACGATGCCGTAAGTTCTTCCTTCCTCAACCATAGCAGCCGAAAGTCCCATAGCACTCATAATATCAGTGGTACAGATGGTACAGACAATGCTAATCAGGGCGGCAATAGGTACTGTAGCATAAATCACCTGCATGGTGGTTTGACCTGCAGCTTTGAATTTTTTCTCGCCAATTCTTCTGGAAATCATCGCGGATGCCGCTATCCCCAAACCAATGGAAACCGAGTAACAAAAAGTGATAAAAGTAGTGGTCGCTCCCGCAATTGAAATGGCATTCGTACCCAATCGGCTTACAAAGAACAGATTGGAACATACAAATAGGGATTCCATCAGAAGCTCAACCACCATTGGAACTGACAGTAAAAGAATGGTTTTGTTAATACTGCCGGATGTGAAGTTTTTTTCACTTCCGGCAAGAGAACGCCTTAATAAACCAAAGAAGGAGCGTGTTTTTAAAAGGGCTTCTTTCATTAGTTTTCTTTTGCTGTTACTATTTCTTCATGGATTAACTGATGTAACGGATTCGGTACAAAACCACTTTTCTTCATGTGTGGAAATCCGGCCGTTTCTTCATAACCATTATACAAACGTCGGCTATTGAAAATAAGACGTTTGAATTCAGGTATGAACATATTGTACTTGTCGAATATTTCCTGAAGCTCAGGATGTTCTGCCTGATATTCGATGATAATATCGTAAACACAATTCCAGAATTCCTTCTCTGTGTAGTTAGCGTTTGTAATCATAACGTGACTCAGGTATCTGAAGAAGGCATCAAAAATGGCGATAAGTATCGTTAATGGTGCATTTTCAGGATTTGGAGAGGCATTAAACAAGTTATCAATAAATTCCTGCGGCAATTTTTTCTTTGCTTCTTCATTAATTAAAATATCTCCCACAAAGTCCTGCAGGGCAATACGTGTTGGCACATAATCTTTTAGAATCAGAATCACATTTTGTCCATGTGGATCAATAGATAACGAATGCTGGTAATAAATCTGAAGCACGGGCTTAAGATACGCAGTCATATAAGCTTTGAGCCATTGTTCTGTAGAAAGACCTGACTTTTCTATCAGTTCTTGTACAAGACTTTTTCCGGTGTTGTCTACATATAATAATGCCGCCATCGTCATTAAATTCTCTCCTTCTCTAAGGGAATTTATAGGACTTTCGCGCCACATAGCCCCCAAATATTCATTGTACTGGTAAGGAGGATTGTCAATTTTACTATAACTCGGGTGGGCATAGGTAACCGAAACGACTTCACCTAAAAGTACAACTCCCATTTTTTGCAAGTGCTCGTCTTTTTTAAGAACATTTTTCAGATACTCTGTCAAACGTGGCGCTATCAATAATTGTTTAGGAGACAAACCTCTAACATGGCTGGTGTTTAAAATAGACATTGATGTTTTTACATAATGTTTATGAGGTGCACTTTCGTTGAAAAAAGTACGAATACTTTGTTGAGGGCTGTAAATGTCTTCGGTTAGCTCTAATGGGATAAGATGTTTGGAAGCAATATCATTAGAGAATTGCATCACGAGTTTATTTTGCCATTGCCATACATGCACCGGAATAAAAACATAATCATACGGATCTACATTTAATGCCGCTAACTTGTTTCTAAAGGCATCCAGTTTTTCTTTGCCAATTTCATTTTCATAAAAATCCTGATCGTTCACATCGGTCTGTAAACGCAGATTAGCTCTGTTTTTATGAGCAGCAATCCAAATTAAACGTGTTCTTTGATCAGACTCCGGATTGTATTTTGTATAATCTTCCGAGTCAAAACCAATACGCCCCTTGTTGACTATTACCCACGGGTGGCCATCCAGACTGTGTTCGATCGTTTGAAAATCAGCATCGGCTAGTTCCGCAGCAGGCACACGACGGTTTGACTGAATGTAAGCATCGGCGTATAAGGTGTGCAGTAACTCTTCGATATAATGGGCCAGGGTAAAAGAGTTGATACCGAAAGTTTCCTGAAGTTCGATAAAGAAATTCGGTACATCGATATGTTCTAATTTTACTTCATGTTCCACTTTACAAAGGCTGTCTTTAACAATATGCCAATAGTTAAGAAATCTCGGATAAGCCGAAAAAGTATAGTAAATACTCGCGGTGTCGGTTTCTAATCTGAAATGGGTAAGTCCATCCTCATCTTTAGCGGTTATTTGAGGGTTCGCGACGTCTTCACGCATCAATTCCGAAATACTTTTGGCAAGTAAGTTTCGATTGACCTGATTCCAAATATCGGCGTTGAGGTGCTGAGCGTCTTTAAAGGTATTTTCTGGGGTTATCATCTGAGTTGATTTTTAGTATGATCTAATGGTTTACTTGCTCGTTTACTAATTCCAAAACATTCGCCGATGAAAATTCAGGAGTTGCTCTTTGTACTCCGAATTGTTGAAAAGCAATACGTTTTTCAACCTTATACACTTCACGATTAGCGATTTGGTTAATGATGTACGAATTTCGATAAGCACCCATTCCCAAGTCCGGAGTCGAAAGTCCATGCGTATGCAATTCAGCATTCTGAACAAAAATATCCGTACCGTTTTTGTCAATAGTATAATTGCGATGTACTTTGAATAAGCCATTTTCCAGTCGGCCAATTTTGTCCTGAATTCCTGAAAGAATTGTGGGTTCTTTATATTTGTAACCCGTTGCCAGAATCACATAATCGGTTTGATCCTCGAAAGGCTGCTCCAGTTCTGTTTGTACAAAATCAAGTAAATGCGAACCATCCGTATCTTCTTTTACCGAAGTCAGGCGCATATTCGAACGCAATTCTACATTTAGTGGAGTGTCTTCTAAGCTCATCTCGTACAAGCTGTCGAAAATCTCGTTAATCAATTCGTGATCAATCCCTTTGTATAGCCCATGCTGACTGTCTAAAAGCTGTTTTCTTTTTTGTGCCGAAAGACTGTGAAAATGATCTACATATTCCGGAGAAGTCAGCTCCAAAGTCAGTTTGGATTTATTGTCAAGCGGGAAGAAGTGTGACGAACGGGTGAACCATTTCAATTGCAATCCGTCTTCCGTATCCGGTAAAAGATCACGGAATACCTCGGCAGCACTTTGTCCTGAACCAATGATTGTTACCGACGCATTTTTCTGAATCTGAGGTTTGAAATACAAATATTGAGAGGCATGAATCACATTTGGAAGAGCTTCTGTGTCAATAAAATCAGGTACATGTGGTGAAGTTCCCGTACCCAAAACTATTTTATGTGTATAATAAACTGTCGTAACACACGACTGAGTATGGATCACCGTAACTTTGTACACATCATCAACAGGGTCAATTGAAATCACCTTGTGCGAAAATTTAAGGTTGCTTAACTGAGCCGCCGCCCATTTGCAATATTCATTGTACTCTCTTCTGTAGATAAAGAAATTTTCGCGGATATAAAATTTATAAGCACGTCCGCTTTGTTTGATGTAATTTAAGAAGCTGTATTTATTCGTTGGATCGGCCATGGTAACCAAATCGGCTAAAAACGGAACCTGTAAAGTGGCATTGTTTAGCATTAAACCCGGGTGCCAGTCAAAGCCTTCCGATTGATCAAAAAACAGTGCTGATAAATCTTCAATGGGTTCGATAAGTGCGGCTAGTCCAAGGTTGAAAGGACCAATTCCAATTCCGATTACCGAATATATTTTTTCTGTATTCATTGTGGTTATTTTATGAATTAAACTTGTGGGGCTGAAACGATATTTTTTTGAAACTCTTCGGCAGCCGGGAATTTAGCCCAGTACCATTCTCGGTAACAAAAGTTCAGATTGGCTTTTTTATGAGGCATTTCGATTACTTTCTGAATTTTAAATCCAACGTGAGCTTTGTTCATCATCGAAGCGATAGAATCTACAGAACCTTCACCTACCATTTTGCCTACTTTTGATTCGCTCAATACAAAATCCATCATAGACTGAGTTGCCGGAGAGCCGTATTTCAGTTTCGGATCTGTTGGCGCGATAAACTGGTGCGTTCCATAATCAGACGGAAGTACGTCATAGTATTCTCCCACAATGTCACGGCTCGCCCAATATACTTCGATATTAAAAGTAGGAACACCATTAGCTTCTCCAATGTAACTGTGCGAGTGACCACCAGGAAGCAACGTGCGGTAAAACACCTCCAAATCGCGGATTGGCCAGTTCATCTGCCAGATTTTCAAAGCATGTTCGCGGTGAAACCACTCGTGAAGCATCTCCAAATCTTTGTCTACATCTACCGGACGCAAGGTGATGGTTACATTTTCTTTCTCAAAATAACGGCTGAAAACAGTAGTGTTTGCTTGTGGCTGAATTAATTTTTTAGAGAAATAGTGTCTGTTTAAAGGATTTGGGAAAGTTTTGTACACCGCCGGATTGGTTCTTGGTGCACTGGCCTCATCCATATTGTTTAAACTGGTTAGTAAATTTCCTTTTACGATTAATTTGACACTTTCGGTGAAATGTGAAACTAAGCCGGTTACATCTGATTCTCCCTCTTTTCTGATAGCTTCGTAAATCAGGTTAAGCAAAGTATCTTCGTCAGCAAGTTTGTTTTTACCCAAAGCACTCACAATTCCAAGCAAGTGATTGATTAAGAAATAATAACCCCAGAAATCAATAATTCTTTTTTCAGCAATAAAAGAACGGCTGTCTTTACCAAATTCCGGAATCAAACGTTCCAGTTCTTCTACTTGTCCCTGACGGAAAAAGTATCCCTGATTGTCTCTGAAATAGAATTTTGAAGGGAAAAGATTTTCATCGAATTCAACCATTACATTCTGTTGGTGAAATTCTGATCCAAATCCGTATTTGTTGAAAATACCAATTAAAGGCGTAAGGCTAATATTCAGGTATTGTTTGAACCAGGCAATAGCAGTGTCTGCTACTGTTAAGTCTTGTCTTTTTGCCGATTCTTCAATCAGAGTTACGATTCTTGGCAGCTCAGTCAAAATGTTATCCTGTGTCAAAGAAGCTACCAGCGTCACATTTTTATTGGCGTTGGCTCCATGAAAAGGATTTTGACGGATACTAGTACTGAAACCATCGATAATTTTATCTTCAAAAACCACCGTGATGAATGCAGGATCGGTAATCAGCTGAATTTGTGGATAGTCTTTCTGAATGCCTTTTCCCCAATCTGTTTTCATCAACTGCGCGGCATCATAACCACGATTAAGTTCGTGTAGGTAATTGACGCGGAAAGAGTTGGTGATTTTCACATGCAGTGAGAATTTATACATCCATTCGCTTTCGTCATTGTACACGGTACGAACCGATGAGGTTGCCGCATAGGAAGGACCAAATTGCCCCAGACTGAAAAGCAGTTGTCTGGATTGCATTTCTTTTACTTCTTTTTGCTCTAATAGATAGTTGGCTTCCCAAGGGTGTGCAGGTACTACTTTGTATTGCGAATAAAAATCCAGTAATTCTTTGGCATTTTTATTGGCATACTTTGAAATTTCATTTCTCAGATAATCGGTGATCAGATAGTCTTCGGCACTTTTTTCGGCTACATTTTCCGGGTGAATCAGGAAATAGTGAAGCGGGAATTGTCCTTGGGTTTCAGGAGAATATTGAACCAATTCGTCCTTTGTAAATCCTTCTCTGCTTTTTGGCAACGGATGCACGGTATGCCCCAGGATCAAAGATTGTTCAGAAGCTATAAAAGACTGTTCCGGATTGTTGGCTGTACGGTCACTGTTTTTGTAATGTTCCAGATATAGTGCCAGATTTTCGATGCTGTTTTGCATACGTTTTTGCGTAGGAACAGGATCAATATCAGGGTTTTCTGTTTTAGAATATGCCGCAACAAGTTCTGTAAATTCGATTGGATTTATTTCTCGGAATGTATCTGTCGCAATAGTGCGTGACACTACGGGAAATCCGAAGGCATGTACGCCACTTTGAGAAAAATAAACCAAAGGAGCAAAAACTTCCTGGCCAATAGCAGTGAAATCAAATTTAAGAAAAGAACTATGATCGATAGTTTTCATAAATTCGGCCAAAGCAGGGTCGTATTTTGGAACACCTTCGTATTGGATCCAATTGCTAAATTCTCTGCAATAGCAATTGAGCAGGGATTTGTAGTTTACTTGTTCTGCCAGTTGGTAAAAATTAGTTGAGTCTGTGGTATTCATCTCCGTTTTGTTTTATGAGGTTAAGAATGTTTTTAATATCATTTAGGGTGGTAAGAGGATTTAAAATGGTGAACTTCAGGTAGAATTCTCCATTTACTTTGGTGCTGGCTACGAGTACTTCTCCGCCATAGAAAAGTTTCTCTTTGATGTATTTGTTGACCTCACAAGAGTTTGATTCAACGGGTCCGTCCAGATAGCGGAACAATAAAATACCAATATCAGAGTGGCATAACAGTTCAAAATTCGGATCGGTTTCAATGTAGGCGGCGGTTTGTTGAGTGATTTCGATTAGGGCTTCAGTAAATTGTCCAAGTTTTTTCTTGCCCATATAACGAAGAGTAAACCAAAGTTTCAAAGCATCAAAACGGCGTGTAGTCTGAACAATCGATTTATTAACCTGAGCCGGAAGCACATCGTAATTTTGTTCTTTTGGATTCAAATAATCAGCGTGATGCTTGATAATGTCGAGCTGAAGTTTGTCTTTTACAATAAAAGCACTGCTGCTCACCG
Encoded proteins:
- a CDS encoding AMP-binding protein, encoding MELYDLIRKNEKLTFTDASTGVSKSIAEMDQSLEIENIRSVVFIYNDNQLPAIETLLNFYQSRFTIALLGMGLLENFKENLEQKYTPYYIYDPTRTEIEGYTAVNASETIVLFKRNVNLIYPIHAKIKLLLSTSGTTGSPKFVRLSDENLVHNAKSIMEYMPIRSDDVVPLNVPINFVYGLSIFTTNCIKASQIVCTDKDAFQKEFWADFKKYGYSTLGGVPYFYEMLYSIGFFKKDHPSLRYLTHTGGMLNHKLIEAISDFSEKFGKQFFAQYGQTEASGRMAYLPPKDLLRKGTSIGLPVKNGRFEIDNETEELIYIGPNVYGGYANVRADLQFYEEQERLHTGDKARQDEEGYYYIVGRIKRIVKLFGVRLNLDETELLLKDALGGQTFICIGINDKHLAVMYTDENLNKELILKVLKAKLNLHASSLKVMHIEDVPLTPNGKVNYPLLKESLELEGAL
- a CDS encoding acyl carrier protein, coding for MSTIEQLHGVFARAFEIPVEAVNDGLEYQAIAEWDSLSHLVLVEELESTYKISIEMEDILEMGSVAKIKDILKKYGFEIN
- a CDS encoding MATE family efflux transporter gives rise to the protein MKEALLKTRSFFGLLRRSLAGSEKNFTSGSINKTILLLSVPMVVELLMESLFVCSNLFFVSRLGTNAISIAGATTTFITFCYSVSIGLGIAASAMISRRIGEKKFKAAGQTTMQVIYATVPIAALISIVCTICTTDIMSAMGLSAAMVEEGRTYGIVMFASSGFLILRIVVNGIFRGVGDASTAMRILWLSNALNIVLCPVFIYGWGPIPAYGLLGVGLATLIARVIGVLYQAWYLIRAKTMLKIGLAQMVFNLAIFKRVLKLAFGGTVQFIIPASSWVFMIKIMSHFGESALAGYILAQRVTSIATMPAWGLGNAAGILTGQNLGAKQPERAEKSVWRAGMLNMGFLVLIGICWIFLAVPVIKIFTDIPEVISFSTMYIHLISIAYILLGYTMVISRALNAAGEVKVVTWLYILMFYVIQIPLAYALGISFDLGSNGVFTAILVSEIILAVACIVVFRKGKWKHTKL
- a CDS encoding IucA/IucC family protein; protein product: MITPENTFKDAQHLNADIWNQVNRNLLAKSISELMREDVANPQITAKDEDGLTHFRLETDTASIYYTFSAYPRFLNYWHIVKDSLCKVEHEVKLEHIDVPNFFIELQETFGINSFTLAHYIEELLHTLYADAYIQSNRRVPAAELADADFQTIEHSLDGHPWVIVNKGRIGFDSEDYTKYNPESDQRTRLIWIAAHKNRANLRLQTDVNDQDFYENEIGKEKLDAFRNKLAALNVDPYDYVFIPVHVWQWQNKLVMQFSNDIASKHLIPLELTEDIYSPQQSIRTFFNESAPHKHYVKTSMSILNTSHVRGLSPKQLLIAPRLTEYLKNVLKKDEHLQKMGVVLLGEVVSVTYAHPSYSKIDNPPYQYNEYLGAMWRESPINSLREGENLMTMAALLYVDNTGKSLVQELIEKSGLSTEQWLKAYMTAYLKPVLQIYYQHSLSIDPHGQNVILILKDYVPTRIALQDFVGDILINEEAKKKLPQEFIDNLFNASPNPENAPLTILIAIFDAFFRYLSHVMITNANYTEKEFWNCVYDIIIEYQAEHPELQEIFDKYNMFIPEFKRLIFNSRRLYNGYEETAGFPHMKKSGFVPNPLHQLIHEEIVTAKEN
- a CDS encoding lysine N(6)-hydroxylase/L-ornithine N(5)-oxygenase family protein codes for the protein MNTEKIYSVIGIGIGPFNLGLAALIEPIEDLSALFFDQSEGFDWHPGLMLNNATLQVPFLADLVTMADPTNKYSFLNYIKQSGRAYKFYIRENFFIYRREYNEYCKWAAAQLSNLKFSHKVISIDPVDDVYKVTVIHTQSCVTTVYYTHKIVLGTGTSPHVPDFIDTEALPNVIHASQYLYFKPQIQKNASVTIIGSGQSAAEVFRDLLPDTEDGLQLKWFTRSSHFFPLDNKSKLTLELTSPEYVDHFHSLSAQKRKQLLDSQHGLYKGIDHELINEIFDSLYEMSLEDTPLNVELRSNMRLTSVKEDTDGSHLLDFVQTELEQPFEDQTDYVILATGYKYKEPTILSGIQDKIGRLENGLFKVHRNYTIDKNGTDIFVQNAELHTHGLSTPDLGMGAYRNSYIINQIANREVYKVEKRIAFQQFGVQRATPEFSSANVLELVNEQVNH
- a CDS encoding GNAT family N-acetyltransferase encodes the protein MNTTDSTNFYQLAEQVNYKSLLNCYCREFSNWIQYEGVPKYDPALAEFMKTIDHSSFLKFDFTAIGQEVFAPLVYFSQSGVHAFGFPVVSRTIATDTFREINPIEFTELVAAYSKTENPDIDPVPTQKRMQNSIENLALYLEHYKNSDRTANNPEQSFIASEQSLILGHTVHPLPKSREGFTKDELVQYSPETQGQFPLHYFLIHPENVAEKSAEDYLITDYLRNEISKYANKNAKELLDFYSQYKVVPAHPWEANYLLEQKEVKEMQSRQLLFSLGQFGPSYAATSSVRTVYNDESEWMYKFSLHVKITNSFRVNYLHELNRGYDAAQLMKTDWGKGIQKDYPQIQLITDPAFITVVFEDKIIDGFSTSIRQNPFHGANANKNVTLVASLTQDNILTELPRIVTLIEESAKRQDLTVADTAIAWFKQYLNISLTPLIGIFNKYGFGSEFHQQNVMVEFDENLFPSKFYFRDNQGYFFRQGQVEELERLIPEFGKDSRSFIAEKRIIDFWGYYFLINHLLGIVSALGKNKLADEDTLLNLIYEAIRKEGESDVTGLVSHFTESVKLIVKGNLLTSLNNMDEASAPRTNPAVYKTFPNPLNRHYFSKKLIQPQANTTVFSRYFEKENVTITLRPVDVDKDLEMLHEWFHREHALKIWQMNWPIRDLEVFYRTLLPGGHSHSYIGEANGVPTFNIEVYWASRDIVGEYYDVLPSDYGTHQFIAPTDPKLKYGSPATQSMMDFVLSESKVGKMVGEGSVDSIASMMNKAHVGFKIQKVIEMPHKKANLNFCYREWYWAKFPAAEEFQKNIVSAPQV